ACGTATCCGGGGCTGCCACCGCGCCCGGACGACCTCCTCGATCACGCGCATCTGAGCCGCGCCCGGCGTGCGCCGCCCCGGACCGGACGTGACCCACCGCTGCACAGTCCGCTGCGAAACCCCCAGAACCCCCGCCAGCCTCTTTGTGGAGCCCTTCTCCGCCCTGAGCAGGAAGCCCAGACGGGCAGTGACGCTGCCCGGCAGGGGCCGGGTACGCAGAGCCGCTCCAGCCCGTCATTGATCTCCCCCAAGGCCCGCTCCTCGTACATACCGCAGCATCCACCCTGCGCGTCTCTCCCACGTCCGGCCTCCATGCAGCTAGCCGACAGGGCCAGCTTCCTGCGGCCCGTAGCGTCTGGTCTCCCACACCGCCCGGCCTTGCCCGCCAGTTCCGGCACTTTTCGAGACAGCACCGCCCGGCGTCGGCTACGTGAGCCGGCAAGAGCGCCAACGAGGGAACCCGCATCGCGACGGCGCCTTCATGCCCATTCGATGCCCAGCTCGGCCAGCTGCTGGCGCTGGTCGGGGGTGAGTTTGCTGCGTCTGCTCTTGGTGTTGGATACCCATACGCCGAGCTTTACGACCGCCGGTTCCGCCTCGCCGCCGCCCTCGCCGTCAATGGTGATCTCTTCGCTGTGCCCGCGGGGCACCGGCCGATCGCCTTCCCGCTCCACCCACTGTGTAAGGGCCGCCAGGCCCCGATGGAACGCCTGCTGGGCTTTACCGGGGCCCGTGCCGCGCGCTTCGTTGCCGGGCGGGAGAC
This Streptomyces decoyicus DNA region includes the following protein-coding sequences:
- a CDS encoding helicase associated domain-containing protein, encoding MEREGDRPVPRGHSEEITIDGEGGGEAEPAVVKLGVWVSNTKSRRSKLTPDQRQQLAELGIEWA